A genomic window from Algoriphagus sp. Y33 includes:
- a CDS encoding N-acetylmuramoyl-L-alanine amidase-like domain-containing protein, whose product MYKIIALSLFLLLPFLSKGQTVCTLESRQKLEEMLTQLSRRDFSGKSTNGLVTEIGQWFLETPYVEKTLELPGTEKLVINLQGVDCTTFVETVITLTRLSSLSDFTFNSFGKELEHLRYRGGKNEGYPSRLHYFSDWLYENQEKGIIKDMTQEIGGTSYPNTPTFMSQNPKFYPQLSESENLEAIQITENQIQKRNYFYIPKAEISRLEENIKSGDIIAITTSMPNLDIVHTGFALKQNGRIHLLHASSKNMKVEISEKPLSEYLAGNKSQSGIIVSRLTGK is encoded by the coding sequence ATGTACAAGATTATAGCACTAAGCCTTTTTCTACTTCTCCCTTTCCTCTCCAAGGGCCAAACAGTATGCACACTTGAAAGTAGACAGAAGCTGGAAGAAATGCTTACCCAACTTTCCCGAAGAGATTTTAGCGGAAAATCCACGAATGGGCTAGTGACAGAAATCGGGCAATGGTTTCTTGAAACCCCTTACGTAGAGAAGACGCTGGAGCTTCCGGGAACAGAGAAACTGGTAATAAATCTTCAGGGTGTTGACTGCACTACTTTTGTGGAAACTGTTATCACCCTCACCAGACTTTCCTCACTTTCAGATTTTACATTTAACAGTTTTGGAAAGGAACTGGAGCACCTGCGCTATCGTGGTGGCAAAAATGAAGGCTATCCTTCCCGGCTGCATTACTTTTCGGATTGGTTGTATGAAAATCAGGAAAAGGGGATAATAAAGGACATGACACAGGAGATTGGAGGCACATCCTATCCAAATACCCCGACTTTTATGTCCCAAAACCCCAAATTCTACCCTCAGCTCAGTGAATCAGAGAATCTGGAAGCAATTCAGATCACGGAAAACCAAATCCAAAAACGAAACTATTTCTATATTCCTAAAGCTGAAATCAGCAGGCTGGAAGAGAACATCAAGTCTGGGGACATCATCGCCATCACTACTTCCATGCCGAATCTGGATATAGTTCATACCGGTTTTGCACTAAAGCAAAACGGTAGAATTCATCTCCTACATGCCAGTTCCAAGAATATGAAAGTGGAAATATCCGAAAAGCCACTCAGTGAATACCTTGCCGGAAATAAATCCCAATCCGGGATTATTGTCTCTCGACTTACCGGTAAGTAA
- a CDS encoding helix-turn-helix transcriptional regulator — protein sequence MKNRVRDFRTAKGMTQEDLAEIIGVSRQTINAIEKEKFDPSLPTAFKMSRLFEKPIEEIFQYE from the coding sequence ATGAAAAATCGCGTCAGAGATTTTCGCACAGCAAAGGGAATGACTCAGGAAGATTTAGCAGAAATCATAGGAGTCTCCAGGCAAACGATTAATGCCATAGAGAAAGAAAAATTTGATCCAAGTTTACCGACTGCTTTTAAGATGTCAAGACTATTTGAAAAACCAATTGAAGAGATTTTTCAATACGAATGA
- a CDS encoding cyclase family protein has product MVNTILGSKMTFFEFAKLVRNSLGILSLGTLISCVSEQGNKVAPALSFDGVAWIDLSHTFDSTTLYWPNNPDGFQHRVDAEGMTELGYYYSSFTIVSPEHGGTHLDAPIHFYEKGETVDELSLSKLTGEAVVIDVSDQALEDRDYLIDSAAILNWEAEHGKIPGQTIVLFRTGYGKFYPDREAYFGTAKTGAEAIPELHFPGIQPETAAWLAKNRKVKAVGLDTPSLDYGQSKDFATHQALMGNQIPGFENVANLDLLPAKGIYVVALPMKIKDGSGGPLRIIAAVME; this is encoded by the coding sequence TTGGTTAACACTATACTAGGCAGCAAGATGACGTTTTTTGAATTTGCCAAGCTGGTAAGAAATAGTTTAGGGATTTTGAGTTTGGGAACCCTTATTTCCTGTGTTTCTGAACAAGGGAACAAAGTAGCACCTGCTCTTTCATTTGACGGGGTAGCATGGATTGATCTGAGCCACACTTTTGATTCCACCACCCTGTACTGGCCGAATAACCCGGATGGGTTTCAGCACAGAGTGGACGCCGAGGGAATGACGGAGCTTGGATATTATTATTCTTCCTTTACAATAGTAAGTCCAGAGCACGGCGGTACACACCTGGATGCGCCGATTCACTTTTATGAAAAAGGAGAAACTGTAGATGAACTTTCACTTTCCAAATTGACCGGTGAAGCGGTAGTCATAGATGTCAGTGACCAGGCTCTGGAAGATAGGGATTACTTAATCGATTCGGCGGCGATTTTGAATTGGGAAGCGGAGCATGGAAAAATCCCCGGGCAGACAATCGTTTTATTCCGTACAGGATATGGCAAGTTTTATCCTGATCGGGAAGCATATTTCGGTACTGCAAAGACTGGGGCGGAGGCCATTCCCGAGCTTCATTTCCCGGGAATTCAGCCCGAAACGGCTGCCTGGTTAGCAAAAAACCGCAAAGTGAAGGCAGTGGGGTTGGATACCCCGAGTTTGGATTATGGTCAGTCCAAAGACTTTGCAACGCATCAGGCTTTGATGGGAAATCAGATTCCCGGGTTTGAAAATGTGGCCAATTTAGACCTCTTGCCGGCCAAAGGGATCTATGTGGTGGCACTTCCCATGAAAATCAAAGATGGGAGTGGAGGTCCCTTAAGGATTATCGCAGCGGTGATGGAATAG
- a CDS encoding ammonium transporter, with amino-acid sequence MEKSGMKFKWKVAFLITIAAPVVGLFWKQSQPIIENFGTEDQLVFADIAWLLTASCLVLLMTPGLSLFYGGMVGKKNLISTMLQSFISLGVVTMLWVVVGFSIAFGDPVGITIDGVKYGIFGNPFQYLFFDQVAELPHKTLGPTIPFILFALFQMKFAVITPAIITGSFAERVRFIGYLFFIGIFCIFVYAPLCHMVWHPNGLIGSYFGVLDFAGGTVVHISAGLASLAGAIFLGKRKKPHHEPSNITYVLLGTGMLWFGWFGFNAGSSFGANATAAVAFATTTISSATAMMTWVLFDRIQGRKISALQACIGAVVGLVVITPAAGYITVPESFFFGGIGAIVSNLAMNAKFLKKMDDTLDVFACHGIGGIMGMILTAIFAGNEGSSLLHGGWAVFGSHMLVLVGVSLFSFGMAYVIFFLLNKFVTLRVREEYEEIGLDISQHGETI; translated from the coding sequence ATGGAAAAAAGTGGAATGAAATTCAAATGGAAAGTAGCTTTTCTTATCACCATTGCAGCTCCTGTCGTGGGATTGTTTTGGAAGCAGAGTCAACCGATCATTGAAAATTTTGGAACAGAAGATCAGTTGGTCTTTGCTGATATCGCCTGGTTACTCACTGCATCCTGTTTGGTTTTGCTGATGACACCGGGGCTTTCCTTGTTTTATGGAGGAATGGTAGGTAAGAAGAACCTTATTTCCACCATGCTTCAGAGTTTTATTTCCCTTGGAGTAGTCACTATGCTCTGGGTAGTGGTAGGCTTCAGCATCGCATTTGGAGATCCGGTCGGTATTACCATAGATGGTGTGAAATACGGGATTTTCGGAAATCCATTTCAATACCTGTTCTTTGATCAGGTAGCAGAATTACCGCACAAAACACTCGGACCCACGATTCCTTTTATTCTGTTCGCCTTATTCCAGATGAAATTTGCCGTCATCACGCCGGCAATCATCACGGGATCTTTTGCGGAGCGGGTACGATTTATAGGCTACCTCTTCTTTATCGGGATTTTCTGCATATTCGTCTATGCGCCGCTCTGCCATATGGTCTGGCATCCAAACGGGCTTATCGGCTCCTATTTTGGTGTGCTTGATTTTGCCGGCGGTACAGTGGTACATATCAGTGCGGGTCTAGCTTCACTGGCAGGAGCTATTTTCTTGGGAAAAAGAAAGAAACCTCACCACGAACCATCCAATATCACCTATGTTCTTTTGGGGACAGGAATGCTGTGGTTTGGTTGGTTTGGATTCAACGCCGGCTCATCTTTCGGGGCAAATGCCACTGCAGCCGTGGCATTTGCCACTACCACAATCAGTTCAGCTACTGCAATGATGACCTGGGTGCTGTTTGACAGAATCCAAGGCAGAAAAATATCCGCTCTTCAGGCATGTATTGGAGCTGTGGTCGGGCTGGTAGTCATCACCCCGGCTGCGGGATATATTACAGTTCCCGAGAGTTTTTTCTTCGGGGGAATCGGTGCCATTGTCTCCAATCTTGCGATGAATGCAAAGTTTTTGAAGAAAATGGATGATACACTGGATGTATTTGCCTGCCACGGAATCGGCGGAATTATGGGAATGATCCTAACGGCGATTTTTGCAGGGAACGAAGGCTCAAGCCTGCTGCACGGAGGCTGGGCGGTGTTTGGCTCCCATATGCTGGTACTGGTAGGCGTGTCTCTTTTCTCCTTCGGAATGGCTTATGTGATTTTCTTCCTGCTGAATAAATTCGTGACACTTAGAGTACGGGAAGAATACGAGGAAATCGGACTGGATATTTCCCAGCACGGAGAGACTATTTAA
- a CDS encoding RagB/SusD family nutrient uptake outer membrane protein: protein MKIILNKFRTLCCAVAISATAVSCSSDYLEEVPYGEVSPSEMTSPTNVERAIIAAYSVLNGQFDAATSGFNSPASNWSFGDVVSDDAYKGGGGTGDQSQIHQMEIFGTSATTTDVQRKWLALYEGVKRVNYALNLLRASESFDPALQPQREGELKFLRGHYYFELKKIYNRIPYIDESAVTNEDFYVSNTVLSDEELWGKIEADFSAAYTALPEDQTDAGRPTKMAAMAYLTKTYVFQNKWNDALASANEVIASGKYTLLPNFRDVFLPDFDNSSEVIFAVQHSVNDGEPSNYNGSIGDRLSAPGGPYYNQYGFHRPSQNLINSFQTLSDGTPNFDAQNNPSVLMDPRVDHTVGRPGIPYLDLGINYESNWARDLATYGPYGPKKRIVSALSSLQIKTWPYISALNYYVIRYADLLLWKAEAQVELGDLEGARATVNIVRERAATSEQVKMIGSDAPAADYAIAAYQSPWADAAAARAAVRLERRLELAMEGHRFFDLVRWGNAAEVMNTYFAKEKELRSHLANASFKQGVNEYFPIPQAYIDLVGRDLVEQNPGY, encoded by the coding sequence ATGAAAATTATACTAAATAAATTCCGTACCCTTTGTTGTGCAGTAGCCATTTCGGCTACAGCCGTGTCTTGCTCTTCCGACTACCTTGAGGAAGTGCCCTATGGAGAAGTGTCTCCTTCCGAGATGACTTCGCCTACCAATGTAGAACGGGCTATCATTGCCGCATACAGTGTGCTTAATGGTCAATTCGACGCTGCCACCAGCGGATTCAATTCTCCCGCTTCCAATTGGAGCTTTGGAGATGTAGTCTCCGATGATGCATACAAAGGCGGTGGAGGCACAGGAGACCAAAGCCAAATCCATCAAATGGAGATTTTTGGCACAAGTGCTACCACTACGGATGTTCAGAGAAAGTGGCTGGCACTTTATGAAGGGGTAAAGCGGGTTAACTATGCCCTCAATCTTCTGAGAGCAAGTGAGTCATTTGATCCGGCACTTCAGCCACAGCGGGAAGGGGAATTAAAATTCTTGAGAGGGCATTATTATTTTGAACTTAAGAAGATTTACAACAGAATTCCATACATCGATGAGAGCGCCGTGACAAATGAGGATTTTTACGTATCCAATACCGTCTTGTCAGATGAGGAACTGTGGGGTAAAATTGAAGCTGATTTTTCTGCTGCATATACTGCTTTGCCGGAAGATCAGACGGATGCGGGCAGACCTACCAAGATGGCGGCCATGGCTTATCTGACCAAAACCTATGTATTCCAAAATAAGTGGAATGATGCATTAGCCTCAGCCAATGAGGTGATTGCTTCAGGGAAATATACCTTATTGCCAAATTTTAGGGATGTATTCCTTCCTGATTTTGACAATAGCAGTGAAGTTATTTTTGCCGTACAGCATTCCGTCAATGACGGTGAGCCGAGCAATTACAATGGATCTATTGGGGATAGACTATCAGCTCCGGGCGGTCCGTATTACAATCAATATGGATTTCACAGGCCAAGTCAGAACCTCATCAACAGCTTCCAGACCCTAAGTGATGGTACACCGAATTTTGATGCGCAAAACAATCCCAGTGTACTTATGGATCCTAGAGTGGACCATACGGTGGGGAGACCGGGGATTCCTTACTTGGATCTGGGAATAAACTATGAAAGCAATTGGGCTAGAGATTTGGCTACCTACGGTCCTTATGGCCCAAAGAAGCGTATTGTCTCGGCTTTATCCAGCCTTCAGATCAAGACTTGGCCATATATTTCAGCCTTGAATTATTACGTGATTCGTTATGCGGATTTGCTGCTTTGGAAAGCAGAAGCGCAGGTAGAGTTAGGAGATCTTGAAGGAGCTAGAGCTACGGTGAATATTGTAAGAGAGCGTGCAGCTACCAGTGAGCAGGTGAAAATGATAGGTTCGGATGCCCCTGCTGCGGATTATGCCATAGCGGCATACCAGTCTCCTTGGGCTGATGCGGCTGCGGCACGGGCAGCGGTCAGATTAGAAAGACGGTTGGAGCTGGCAATGGAAGGCCATCGATTCTTTGATCTGGTACGTTGGGGAAATGCTGCAGAAGTGATGAACACGTATTTCGCCAAAGAGAAAGAACTTCGATCACACCTGGCAAATGCTAGTTTTAAGCAAGGGGTGAACGAGTATTTTCCTATTCCGCAAGCTTATATTGACTTGGTTGGAAGAGACTTAGTTGAGCAGAATCCGGGTTATTGA
- a CDS encoding TonB-dependent receptor, which yields MKNYLPNNVVGFGKGCILLALLQFLFAQSLFATSAGHQDLASYKVKLAVVEVKLVEVFRQLEKQTDFEFAYNQDLVRSKSRISLNIDSDLRHTLQKISEQSEFDFDRINQIIYVKNHKAAVEKIFEERTISGVVVSASDGEPIIGASILVKGTTTGVITDMDGKFTLTVEDEATELVVSYVGYKSQTIALTNADEITVSLEGEDSLLEEVVIMGYDSQKKKDLTGSVSVVNVEEMKSLPVANVETMLAGRAAGVQVLSDNGPGGNVTIRIRGFGTVNNNDPLYIIDGTPVTNGLNTINPQDIESLQVLKDAAASSIYGSRAANGVVIITTKKGGRSEEATITLDAYVGMQNAYNLPRMLSAQGYGDMLWQAFANDGKTPASDVYGADPTNPVVPQYLDAAQRIPSADVDWVDEIFKTAPVQSYNVSVAKGGTKGSQVMTLGYFNQEGIIKHTGFDRFSARFNSDYKIKDVLTVGENFTASFTRTNDVSTNSSLGSIVYDAFQFPSISPVKDLDGNFGGNPLNDIANPLGTLYRQKDNTKNRVKVLGNFFAEATLAEGLTFKTNLGIDYENQTSRAFSPAYNEILSLRVVNSLSDNSSFYYQLAWTNTLSYTKEIGNGNLDVLLGQESIENYAEFKGASRQSYLYEDPNFHYLSFGTENQQNSGGASKWNLTSYFGKANYNWADKYLVSATVRYDGTSRLSKNKWGVFPAFSAGWRISNEDFLNMGEKVDELKIRASWGQTGNQQVPTYSTLASFQNNISYSNYAIDGENEAVAIGLVQTRVANENLNWEVTTQSGVGVDLSMFGERFSVTADYYSKVTKDVLIYAPIPLTYGGTNDGVWVNGGEMRNRGFELGTKFSGSAGEVYYNLGFNYTFYKNELLSLSDGVKYLGIPGSSLHSVNFGQEVSRTLVGQPIGTFFGYESLGIFKTDAEADAYTAQPLAQAGDLKFRDINNDGVINDEDRAAIGSPHPKAIIGFSANFLYKGFDLGLFFNGSFGHQIYNLTKYKTHFFNQSSYNKSDAVLGAWTPENSNSEIPRLSLDDQNDNIRPSSYYLENASFLKLNNLQLGYTFPGTSIKNMELRLYGQASNVFTLTSYSGMTPEIGLQSYSSSSRNLDIGVDRGIYPPSRTFVIGVNVKF from the coding sequence ATGAAAAATTATTTACCCAACAATGTAGTGGGATTTGGTAAGGGCTGTATACTACTAGCCTTACTTCAATTCCTTTTTGCCCAGAGTCTATTTGCAACTTCCGCCGGCCACCAAGATCTTGCCAGCTACAAAGTGAAATTAGCTGTAGTTGAAGTAAAGCTGGTGGAAGTATTCAGGCAACTGGAAAAGCAGACTGATTTTGAATTTGCTTATAATCAGGATTTGGTCCGTTCCAAATCCAGAATTTCCTTGAATATAGATTCAGATCTAAGACATACCCTTCAGAAAATTTCGGAGCAGAGCGAATTTGATTTTGACAGAATCAATCAGATTATCTATGTGAAAAATCACAAAGCTGCGGTGGAGAAGATCTTTGAAGAAAGGACAATCAGTGGAGTTGTAGTCAGTGCAAGTGACGGGGAGCCTATTATAGGAGCTTCTATTCTAGTGAAAGGAACTACTACGGGAGTGATCACTGATATGGACGGCAAATTCACCCTCACAGTAGAAGATGAGGCCACAGAGTTGGTGGTGTCTTATGTGGGATACAAATCCCAAACCATAGCCCTAACCAACGCTGACGAGATCACGGTTTCCCTGGAAGGGGAGGATTCTCTTCTGGAAGAAGTGGTGATCATGGGATATGATTCTCAAAAGAAGAAAGACCTGACGGGATCCGTATCCGTGGTGAATGTGGAGGAAATGAAATCTCTGCCGGTAGCAAATGTGGAAACTATGCTTGCCGGTCGTGCCGCAGGGGTGCAAGTACTTTCTGATAACGGCCCTGGTGGAAATGTGACCATTAGAATCAGGGGTTTTGGAACGGTAAACAACAATGATCCTTTGTATATCATTGATGGTACTCCTGTCACCAATGGTCTCAATACTATTAATCCCCAGGATATAGAGTCTCTTCAAGTGTTGAAAGATGCCGCGGCTTCCTCTATATACGGCTCCAGAGCGGCCAATGGTGTGGTAATCATCACGACAAAGAAAGGAGGACGATCTGAAGAAGCTACCATCACCTTGGATGCTTACGTAGGGATGCAGAATGCTTATAATCTACCAAGAATGCTATCTGCCCAAGGATATGGTGACATGCTATGGCAGGCGTTTGCAAATGATGGAAAAACTCCCGCCAGTGACGTGTATGGTGCTGATCCAACTAACCCGGTTGTTCCACAGTACCTCGATGCTGCCCAAAGAATACCTTCTGCCGATGTGGATTGGGTGGATGAGATCTTCAAGACTGCGCCTGTACAGTCTTACAATGTGAGTGTGGCAAAAGGAGGAACTAAAGGAAGTCAGGTGATGACTCTGGGGTATTTCAACCAAGAAGGAATTATTAAGCATACAGGATTTGACCGTTTTTCTGCCAGATTCAATTCCGATTATAAGATTAAGGATGTTCTAACTGTGGGGGAAAACTTTACGGCTTCTTTCACAAGAACAAATGATGTAAGTACCAATTCATCTCTTGGAAGTATAGTTTACGATGCATTCCAATTCCCAAGTATTTCACCGGTAAAAGATCTGGACGGTAATTTTGGAGGAAATCCCCTCAACGATATTGCTAACCCACTGGGAACGCTTTATCGTCAGAAGGATAACACCAAGAATCGGGTAAAAGTGTTGGGGAATTTCTTCGCAGAAGCTACGCTGGCAGAAGGACTGACCTTCAAAACCAACTTGGGGATAGACTACGAAAATCAAACCAGCCGTGCTTTCTCCCCGGCATACAATGAAATCCTTTCCTTGCGCGTAGTGAATAGCTTGTCAGACAATAGCTCTTTTTACTATCAATTAGCTTGGACCAATACACTTTCTTATACCAAAGAGATTGGTAACGGTAACCTGGATGTACTACTGGGACAGGAATCCATTGAGAATTATGCGGAGTTCAAAGGCGCCTCTAGACAAAGTTACCTTTACGAAGATCCAAATTTCCACTATTTAAGTTTCGGGACGGAGAATCAGCAGAATTCAGGCGGTGCGAGCAAATGGAACCTGACTTCCTATTTTGGGAAAGCAAATTACAATTGGGCTGACAAGTACCTGGTGTCTGCGACTGTCAGATATGACGGCACTTCCAGATTGTCCAAGAATAAATGGGGTGTTTTTCCAGCTTTCTCAGCAGGATGGAGAATCAGCAATGAGGATTTCTTGAATATGGGAGAAAAAGTGGATGAATTGAAGATTCGTGCAAGTTGGGGACAGACAGGAAATCAGCAAGTTCCCACTTATTCGACTTTAGCGAGCTTTCAGAACAATATCTCTTATTCCAACTATGCAATTGATGGCGAAAATGAAGCAGTAGCAATAGGTCTGGTGCAAACCCGTGTGGCAAATGAAAATCTAAACTGGGAAGTGACTACTCAAAGTGGCGTGGGGGTAGATCTGAGCATGTTTGGTGAGCGGTTTTCGGTGACAGCGGATTATTATAGTAAGGTGACCAAAGATGTGTTGATCTATGCTCCCATTCCTCTGACTTATGGCGGTACCAATGACGGTGTATGGGTCAATGGCGGTGAAATGCGGAACCGTGGCTTTGAATTGGGTACAAAATTCAGCGGTTCGGCAGGAGAGGTGTATTACAATTTGGGTTTCAACTACACCTTCTATAAAAATGAATTGCTTTCTCTTAGCGATGGAGTGAAATACCTGGGGATCCCGGGTTCTTCACTGCACAGTGTGAATTTTGGACAGGAAGTGTCTAGAACACTCGTGGGTCAACCGATCGGAACCTTCTTCGGATATGAGTCTTTGGGCATATTCAAAACAGATGCGGAAGCCGATGCCTATACGGCTCAGCCACTGGCTCAGGCAGGAGATTTGAAATTTAGGGATATCAATAATGACGGCGTGATCAATGATGAAGACCGTGCAGCTATAGGCTCACCCCATCCAAAGGCAATTATTGGCTTCAGTGCGAATTTCCTATACAAAGGATTTGATCTGGGCTTGTTCTTTAACGGTTCCTTTGGCCATCAGATTTATAATTTGACCAAATACAAAACACATTTCTTCAATCAATCTTCTTACAATAAATCTGATGCAGTTCTTGGAGCCTGGACTCCTGAAAACTCAAATTCAGAAATTCCAAGATTGTCACTTGATGATCAAAATGATAATATCAGGCCATCGTCGTATTATTTGGAGAATGCTAGCTTCTTAAAACTGAACAATCTTCAATTGGGCTATACATTTCCCGGCACTTCCATCAAAAACATGGAGCTGAGACTTTACGGACAGGCTTCCAATGTATTCACACTCACAAGTTATTCCGGGATGACTCCTGAGATCGGACTGCAAAGTTATTCTTCCAGCAGTAGAAACCTTGATATCGGGGTAGACAGAGGGATTTATCCTCCTTCCAGAACATTTGTAATTGGTGTAAACGTGAAATTCTAA
- a CDS encoding FecR family protein has protein sequence MDKRQFVELLHKKASGKATASELKQVEEVFERLQQKDQNLVWTEAEQEEIKRRIKSKLPQAVSRELVIDWKKYLIGIAASVLVFVAGYTAYQEYSFEPEIPILHRSTNSSQRGKVILPDGTRVHLNVNSSLSFPEFFDTDRRVVELEGEAFFEVTKNPDKPFIVRTESLTTTVLGTSFNMVVMDGTAPAVTVNTGKVQVVPANMNQKEVTLLPDQQAILLPSLELEVSRVNSQAVSAWRSNEVKFDLLPFDEVVALLAKSYHVKIELRGYAKNGCLIKAAYANSGVEYILSGLQHLADFDYEILQNGNVIINYKNCKN, from the coding sequence ATGGACAAGAGGCAATTTGTAGAACTCCTTCATAAAAAGGCATCAGGAAAGGCCACTGCTTCTGAGTTGAAGCAGGTAGAGGAGGTTTTCGAACGGTTGCAGCAGAAGGATCAAAACCTGGTCTGGACAGAGGCTGAACAAGAGGAAATAAAGCGGAGAATTAAAAGTAAGCTGCCACAAGCTGTATCCCGGGAGCTCGTTATTGACTGGAAAAAATACCTGATTGGAATCGCAGCATCTGTATTGGTTTTTGTGGCTGGTTACACGGCATACCAAGAGTATAGTTTTGAACCTGAAATCCCGATTCTTCATCGCAGCACCAATTCTTCCCAGCGTGGGAAAGTCATATTGCCAGACGGAACCCGTGTTCATTTGAATGTAAACTCCAGCCTGAGTTTTCCTGAGTTTTTCGATACGGATAGGCGTGTGGTTGAGTTGGAAGGGGAAGCTTTTTTCGAAGTGACAAAGAATCCGGACAAGCCTTTTATCGTCCGGACTGAGAGCCTGACTACCACTGTCCTGGGAACGAGCTTTAATATGGTAGTGATGGATGGAACCGCTCCTGCGGTCACAGTAAATACAGGGAAGGTACAAGTGGTGCCGGCAAACATGAATCAGAAGGAGGTGACTTTACTTCCTGACCAGCAAGCCATTTTATTACCATCACTGGAGCTGGAGGTTTCCCGGGTAAATAGCCAAGCGGTTTCTGCCTGGAGATCCAATGAAGTGAAGTTTGATTTGTTGCCTTTCGACGAGGTGGTGGCACTGTTGGCCAAAAGCTATCATGTGAAAATTGAGTTGAGGGGATACGCTAAGAATGGCTGCTTAATCAAGGCAGCTTATGCAAATAGTGGAGTGGAATATATACTCTCCGGGCTTCAGCATTTAGCGGATTTTGACTATGAAATCCTACAAAACGGAAATGTGATCATTAACTATAAAAACTGCAAAAATTAA
- a CDS encoding RNA polymerase sigma factor, translating into MENLSDSELYALIQQRNYVAFDRLFDRYWDKLFKYAYNILADKQQCEDVIQEVFTSVWENAPTRKIQFIPTYLYNSVKYQTANVIRTKKWHLEFEWTEEVESHDPEEASYDMKGTRLIQLEKSLAELPPKCREVMELRGKKGLTAGEIAENLGISTRTVEGHMQKGMKLLKASLTQVFLFF; encoded by the coding sequence ATGGAAAACTTGTCAGATAGCGAATTGTATGCCTTGATCCAACAGAGGAATTATGTTGCATTTGATAGGCTGTTTGACCGATACTGGGATAAACTTTTTAAGTATGCTTACAACATCTTGGCAGATAAGCAACAATGCGAGGATGTGATCCAAGAGGTGTTTACCAGTGTGTGGGAAAATGCCCCCACTCGAAAAATACAATTCATCCCCACTTACCTGTATAACTCAGTCAAGTACCAGACTGCCAATGTGATCAGAACCAAAAAATGGCACCTGGAATTTGAGTGGACAGAAGAGGTTGAAAGCCATGATCCGGAGGAAGCTTCTTATGATATGAAGGGAACACGGCTGATACAGCTTGAAAAGTCTCTGGCAGAATTGCCTCCTAAGTGCAGGGAGGTAATGGAGCTAAGAGGTAAAAAAGGACTTACCGCAGGCGAGATAGCTGAAAACTTGGGGATTTCTACGCGGACAGTAGAGGGGCATATGCAGAAGGGAATGAAGCTGTTGAAAGCTTCTTTGACGCAAGTTTTTTTGTTCTTCTGA